The Helianthus annuus cultivar XRQ/B chromosome 15, HanXRQr2.0-SUNRISE, whole genome shotgun sequence genomic sequence TTATATGGATACAAATCATGTAACATAGTAACTATGATGCCATTAATTGTATTGAGCTTATTTGgtgaattacttatttgtataAGATAGTAATACAGACTTAACCgacaaaaacatctttaacacattgtaaatgtgaatctgatcaacAGCATGTCAATTTCGTTGGCCGCGACGCAACGCGTACGGATCAATATTCtagttattgttattattaaacATTATTGTTAGAGTAGACAATCGTTTTATTCTTTTTGTAACATGTTACATTGAGCATTTTGTTGACATTACCATCTTTAACCTAACAAtgtaagttaaaattttatatagTATTCTTATTTTATGATTTGACATCCTACATCTCATTATATTGTTTGTTTACTCTCTTTAAAGACATATGCAACGTGATTGTTGCTTTAAAACGTCAAGCCTCTTTCCTCCTGCTCTATGTCCTCGACCCTATGCGCCTCATCCGACCATCTATATCGCAAACAACTTGCAAAATCAAACATTTCTTCAGAATatagataagcaagtttgaatgtGAGTGTGAGTGTGATTGAATGAGGTTTTTAGGTTTCGTTGTGAGTAGGGCTTTGTTTTacatcggtttttttttttttttttttttttttttcttttgagctCTAGATTTTGAATAGTTTTGGGATATTTGTTGTGGTTTTTGAGTGCGTGTGTGTCTATTAAAATTACATATGAACCAAATGAAAACATATGAACAAACCTGAATTAAATATTTAGAAATCAATACAAAGTTAAACACCCATAATCTATGCTAGAAACATGGAATATTTTAGTGACCTGATTTAATTTGGCAAAAAGTTTCGCTGATCCGAACCATTAAAAATCCATCTTAATAGACATACAATGACAACAAAATCATGATGTTAAGTGTTGAGTCATGACACCAACGGGGTGATGGTCCATGTAAAAGTAAAACCTTTAAACATCTTAAGAGGGGAAGATTTTAAATTCAAGTCCCGCAGACGACAAGAACAAAAGAAATTTACCATTCAAAAAAAGATGTTGGGTCATGACAAATAAGGAGTTGGCGGTGTCTTTAaccatttttttaattaataattatatcAATCTTATGGGATaatggatttaaataatcccaatttTACTAATTGTTCAATAGTACTCTCAACTTTCAATTTGTACATTATTCTCAactaacttctttttctctggcACTCtcaaactaacctagttagttgatgTCAAATGTCACGTCACTAAACAAGTGCTACATCATTCTCAACTAACTTATTTTTCTCCGACACTTTCAAACTAACCCAGTTAGCTGATGTTAAATACCACGTCACTAAACAAGTGCTACATCAGATGTCACGTCATCAACAAAGCCACGTCAGATGCCAAGTCCCCAAATAAGTGCCTCATCAGACGCCACATGGTCAAAATATGTCACGCCACTAAACAAGTGCCACATCAGCAACaaactaactgagttaggatTCAGTTATTTTGGGAGTGTCAGAGAAAAATAAGTCGAAAGTTGGGAGTGGTGCGATACAAATCGAAAATCAAGAGTACTATCAGCCAATTGATGAAAGTTAatcttatttaaatccaataccCCTAAATTTATAAATTCTTTAAAGGATTTGAAAAGATGACAACACTTAAGACGTTAACTGAGTAGAGAAACAAAGTAAAATCTAATGGAAAAAGTTTATGGttaaattattaataaaacaaaaggTTTAATCTAACAACACAAAGAAAAAAACAATTGAAGTGTCAAAACAAACATCACTGAAACTTTAAAATTGAACCATTTTTTATCTTAAATGTTTATAATTTCTAGAGGTTCTTTAGACAAACTTTTATTAAATAAACCTAAAATGATAACGAAAGGTTTTGTTTAAAGGTAACTAGGTTTAAAATAGAGAAAATGATAACCAAAGGTTTGGTTTAAAGGTAACTTTGTTTAAAATAGATTTTAGGATTCATGGAAAACTCAGTTGGAGGTGGGGTAACCCCATTAAAAACATGGGAGATATAGTTTGCAAACTCATTACCACTCTGGTTCTACCATATCTAACACAATCTTAAATGCTCCATTATCTGTCTCCTTTTTGTGGGCCTTTCTTGCACTTACATCATTCATGTTGGGTATCATCTCTTACCTAATGTCCCTAACAAAAGAAAAGCATTGTATATTAACATATTAACTATATAAAAAAGTTATTATAAGTTACGTACTTACGTTAACATAATAGTTATTtataaggctggagggtgtggaaTGGAGCCTGTAGGAGCTTTATCAAGACACATCAGCATCACCTAGGATCCACGTCAGCCAGAGGGCTTTATCACGCCCCCTTTAACTTGCATGGTATGGGATTGAGCCactattaaacaaaataaaaaaaattattggcTGAAATGATGTGGGCCCCGTCTGATAAAGCCCTTCTTCCTCGTTACCATGATGGAGCCCTATCAATGGCGCCCCGATTTAATTTGCTTGGTGTGAATGGTGGCGTCGAGAGAGGCGCTATAGACGGTGGGGTAACACGATAAAGCCCCCTATACCCTCCAGCATAAaaataaatgaacaaaaggaattGATAAACCAACCTTATATTAATCAAAATTTACTTGTTTAATACTTGTTTGACACCAAAATATTCCAAAGTGGAGAAAGAATGGGTGATTATGATTTTGGAGATATGGTCCATCCTACTCAGCAACCTCTAAGTTGTAGATCTAAAGATAATTGTACCATCATATCATTATGGCCCACTAATGAATTAATTTATTTGTGCGAACTTTGCCTATATAAACTCACCCTCTTTCTTCAATTTCTCATTGTGTTCTCATATTCTCATCTCATTggtccttttttttttttttctatcatTCATTTCCACACTTTGATTTGCTTGATGGCTTCTTTAATCAAAGAAAATTGGGCATCCATCAATGATCAATATGATTTTGATAGTTTCGAGAACTTGGAAATTGATGACGCCCTTTTGATGTCGATACTCGATGAACCACATGTTGAAGGCGAGTGTGACAACGAGAAATTATCGAGTGTAATCCGCTCTTTAGAAGCTGAGATTAGTCCAATTGTAATTGACGACCATGATATGAGTATGGAGCTTGAATGGAATGTTGATTGGGAAAATTCTCATCAATTTTTAACCAATCAAAGTTACATAAAATCACAAGATATCCAATATAATTGGATGGATATGGATGATATGTACATCCAAAGGTATGAAGATGAGATGGGTGGTGTCATAGAGTTTGGTGGTGTTAAAGATTATTCCCAAATCTCTTATGCAAATAATATTGAGGAGCATGGTTATGGTGCCTTGTGGCAAGAAATTAACTAACCAATGCTCTTAAAAAAATGTAGTAGGCATATATAATTGGTGGAACTTTTTTGTAAATCAATTGTAATGTTTGTGGGTTTAATTAGCCCATTCGGTTGACTAATTAATTATAATCCAAAAATAATAATCTTAATTAGCTATATTCATCTACTTTGTACACGATTAAAATATTAATATCTTTTTGTTATACGATTTTCTGCTTATTGTTAGAtgtttataaaacaaaaaaaaaaaaaataaaaaaaaaatcaggaTGATGTATGATTATATTTTCGTTTATTTTTAATTTTCGACTTGCCTTCTAATTTTCATAATCCTTTTGAATGTTGTTTACGAGTCGAGCCGAGTCAACATTTGCTCAAGCTCGGCTCAAACGATTAACTAATTCGGCTCGTCTCAAGTTATAAACCGAGTTGAAAACTTGAACTAGCCTGGTTTTTAACCAAGTTAACTCGGTTTGGTTCGGGTTTTTTAAAATATTGACTCGTCTCAGTTGGATTGTTATAACTTAGAAAAAAGAAAAATGTCTTGATGCGAAATGGAATAGCTAATAATAGCGAGTTAGCTTTAAAGTTAAATGTCTTCTATTTGAGCTATAAATTATTAAAAATTGGGGTTAATTTAAGCAAGCTAACTTTGGCTTGATCTCGGATCAACTCGGCTTGTTTGTAATTTAAATCAAGCTCAAACCACTTTTTCGAAACAATTTTCAAGTAACGAACTATTTAAAGAGTCCAAAACAACTAATAAAATTATCCGCAAAAATACAGGTATGTTATTTGCTATATTGTTTACTTTCTAAATTCATGTTTCTTCAATAAATAATAGAGTTAATCACACAGATTAACCATGTGGGTTTATAGCCAATTTCATCTttaggtactaactttttttttaacaggtttaagtttatggtttcaattttgtaacatctTTAGGTAGTAACACAAAAATTATCCATATAataactaaaatacccttccatttttttttaattttatcaatgtaaAACCTTTGGGTaatgggtactaacacctaattttatttaaatttaaatcaattttacaaaatcatttttttatattttcatctttttattatatctcttaattaacatgagtaaactgccattttggtccctgtggtttgggcagttttgtcattttagtccaaatcttaaactttttaaatctgggtccttgTGATTTCACTTTTATGGCCgctttagtccaaaattcaaaaacccttattttttactgttccaacatgcctattttgtctttttgtgcagggGCATTTTGATCATTTGGAATTATTATACAATTATTAAAATACATTAAAtaccatcatcttcttcttcagaccAACTTCTTCTTCACACCAGACCAACATCTTCTCCACCCTCACTTCACCACCACCGTCCCCACCGCACCCCCactgcaccaccaccatccccactgcaccaccaccatccccaccgcCGGTGGCACCTGCAACCACCCCTCACAACCTAACCACCTGCAATGACCCGTCACACCCAGCGGCAACTTTCAGATCTACGGTGTGGGCTACAATCGGAGATGCTTTGTAATTTCTTGAGTCCTCACTGAGTGAAAACCCTAAAATCCTTCATCAGCCGCACACCCTTTCTCCCCCATCTGATCAGAACCCTCCGGTCGCCGgagcaccccccccccccggccgTCGTTCCTGCCGTCGTGCAGAACCACCTccaccatcttcaacctccaGTAGCCTAACATCATCATTGACCTGTTATCCAGCAGAACACCGAAATCAATCTtcagaaaaaatgaaaaaggacGAGGGAAACAAATGTAAGTGTTACCAGTAAAACAACTCGTCGGACCAAAAACCGTGCCGTCGCCGGCGTGGCTCCGCTATCTCCCCTGTTCCGGTCTCTCTTTCATCGCCGTCACTCTCTTTCTTCGCcgtcactctctctctctctctctctctctgtcccTCTCCGTTTCTTCGTCGTGCCACCACCAGACGGTGGTAGTGGTGGTCGGCCGGTACACAGATCAATGggaggggtcgtttagggggttTGGATGTGTGGTGAGGTACCAGAGAATGAGAGAGGGTGTGTAAATGAGGGTATTTATTTGGGGGGTTCTTTAATTAAGAAAATGTTTTACTAAAATGTACTTGGACAAATATACccctgcacaaaaagacaaaaaaggcaTGTTGGGATAGTAAAAAATGAGAgtttttgagatttggactaaaatggcaacaaaatgcaaaccaaagggacccagatttaaaaagtttgagatttggactaaaatggcaaaactgcccaaaccacatggaccaaaatggcagtttactctaaaatctatttatttttttataagtaaatatttgtatataattttttaagaaataataaataatttagcACGATAGAAGTTGCTCAAAATCTTAAATAATTACAAATTCAATaggtataataataataattgataatgtacaaataaattattattaagaTATTAGGTTAAAACtttgtgtattacacgtgtttaatgtataaaacttagttttaatttttgtaattttaaatatatgggattaaataatataaaactaataacaataataataaaagaatgTATCTTATCGGAACTAAAGTGTTTCCTAAGCACATAGCTACACAAATAAAATAGAGACGTCATGGTTTAATCACACCGTCTCAAAATGTGCTAAGTAATTGATCGTAACACACAAATCAGATTAGATTATACATTTTTACGATTTTACtacaaaatatattaaattagttgtagttatttttaaacaatttttctcGATTATGCTACATATATTGATATATTAGTTTAACTAATTTTCAGATATTATATTCATGTGTTTTCAAGATTGCTATGGATTTTAATAGATACTTATTATATCATTTGTTTCATTATTTAATTTATAattgagtaaaatgcacggatagtccctgtggtttggtaaaatttcacccttagtccccaacttttggaaattacacccgtgctccctgtggtttgacagtttgttactcagatagtccctggagtggatggggttagttttctccgttaagtccatgtgaaattacaaaattacccttgcTTTTATTAtattcatcagcatcatcatcattcaaCAGTTGACTCATTCATCAATTCACTCATCTTAGCAAGAACACATTAAtcattcatccaaaaatccaatTCTAAGAACACATCTTCAAAATTCACCAATACTCCATAACACAAATCGAGTCCCAATCTAGTACACAAATTCAAAAGGTGGGCACAAATCCATCTATACACCATCATCTATCATCATCGCACAAAGCCAGCTGCCTATACAAATCCATCGCACAAATCCATACAAATTCCAGATCTGTTTATGATCATGTGTTGCTTTAGGCCACTCCGGTACAAACTCCAGATCTGTGTTGTTTAATTCATGCCCAAAACAACAACCGTAACTTCGGCACCACCCCCACCACAGTCGCACCATATAACGAAGACGACGACGTTACGACTTATTGGTTTGATAGAGATCGGTTGGCCAACTGATCTAAAGAATTTGACTCGTGTTACATTTAATTGGTTTATGGGTTTTTAGGGCTTCTGGTTGAATTTGAAGATGAAGTTTCGTCACAGTTGAATTTGAAGTCGGTGGAGGGTGGAGGCGGCTGTAGAGGATGACGGTGAAGGTTGGCGGTGTAGAGAAGATGACAGGGGTGGGATAAGATTAGGTTTTTATAATTAGTTAATAGGTGCCCACTTGAGATCATAAgggtagttttttttttgtttttttaaagagatgggtaaataagtaatttcatATGGAGTTAACAgagaaaactaacggacatccactcTAGGGACCATCTGAGTAataaactgtcaaaccacagggagcacgagtgtaatttccaaaagttggggactaagggtgaaattttaccaaaccacaaggactatccgtgtattttactctttatattttaaagaattttatatattcataatatTAGTCAGATATTTATCTAGTATTATttagtaatattattaataaataaaaaatagagCGGACGTTTTCTgacttttttaatttatatttataaataaaaagtaaaaaaataaataaatagattttatgttaattaagagatataataaaaagatgaaaataaaaaaaaaatacattttgtaaaactgatttaaacttaaataaaattaggtgttagtatcCACaagtgttacattgataaaattaaaaagaatggaagggtattttagtcattatattgataatTTTGGTCTTAGTACCCGAaagtgttacaaaattgaaaccataaaacctaaacctgttaaaaaatgTTAGTACTCAAAGGTGAAACCAGCTATAAACCACAGGgtccatctgtgtaattaactctatgtATATAATTTCGCTATACACTACTAATTAAATGGTTAAGATTAAATTATCATATAGCTAGTATTAGATAATAGCCCCAAAGAATGGGATTTGTTTCTTTTATAAATGGACCATATTTTAGTATTGCTtatttagggtatttttaacGATTAGcctttttatatattaaatatattgcTAGGATAATATCTTTTCCTCGAATTTTCCTAAGTTCATACGGTTAGTCCAAGGAAATAAACGGAGCGCAACCTGTGAGtaatcttttccttttccctaTTTTTATACTTTTACAAACTTTGTGGTGCATCATGTTACACGTTTTCAATTTATTCAACATGCTAATTCCAGTGTTATTTTGTGGACGTCTATATATGTTTTCAATATTTTATATGCTACATGTTgtcaagtctattgcatgctattgTGTCATGTGGATCCACGGCTGACTAGGTTCCTCAAGGccatgggttgtagcctagtatcACCAACGGTATTAGTCTCACTCCTAGTGGCTTGAGATTAATGCACGCTATTGTCATGAgtctattattatattttattacgtATTGTTGAATGGTTGTGTGTACTTGTTTGGTGTTATGTGATTATTGCTTAAGTTACATTATGCGACAATCACCATTTTAACCTTGAATTGGatgttaaattatttatttttaaatttaatttatgAAAATGGTATTGAAATAAAACGAGGAAATTGCCCACCAACATGTTTGTtgaccaaaaatatatttttcctaACGTGATGCAGGTAATCAAGGTTGATGATCGAGTGAAGGGGTCACGTAGCATGGGCCTTAGGAAAAACAAATGGGGAGACCTATGTTATCTTTtgttttggaaactttgtataaACATTTATGATTCTTATATGTTAGGTGACATTTTAATTTGGTTGTGCTTTAAATATTGTACTTAAATTAGTGTCATTAGCTATGGGCAATCGGTCCGCCCCGTACCTATCCGCTACGGGTCGAGGTGTGACAATCAAGAAATAAAGCATTAGTTGTCATACGAAGATGAAGGTTTCAACTGGAACATGTTTTCTCAACCTAACGGACGAGCAATGATGGTTGAGATTATTGAAGAAACTCAAGAGACGGTTGATGAAGAAAAGTGTTGTGATGATAAAGTTTCTAAAAATTGAAATGTTTTTGTAGCTAATGCAATTTATAATAATCTTGCAGATATGTATTACAGTAGCATTGGAATCAGCAGGGAAGAAGGAGAGAAAGAAAAGATGATGAAAGAAGATCAGGAGATGGCAGCTCAGAAcgttgatgatgatggtgaaaaTGGTAAAACTGAGAGTAAGTTCGACATAATACCATGTGATGTCTGTGCGGAAAATGAAGAGTTTTTCAAACAAAAATGCATAGTACTTGAAAAAAAgaagatttttaaaacaaaacctaTGTCGAAGTTACTCAAAAAGAAGAATTTCTTGATCAAAAATGCAAAGAAGCAGTTGAATTTAAAGAGTATTTGAATCAAACTCACTCAGAGTTTGAGAAAAAATAACTGTTTATGATACGAAAATGCAAAGAAgttcttgaaaaagaaaaagttttgaaagaaaaagaagaagagctgaCACAAAAATACAAtgtttttaaaaaagaaaatgaaatgtTAAAGCGAAAGTGTTCAGCAAAATGCAACGAGTGTATTAAAACAGAAAATAAtattcaagagttgcaaaaagaatatgatgcgaTGAAATATTCACATCACATGATGAAAGAAGCATACGATGAGATGAAGGATAGATTTAAAGATCTTGAAAAGAGAGTTTTAAAATATGTTGAAACTACCAAATTTCTTGAAGCCAATTTTAAAGATAAACAATTGATGGTAAATTACTATATCGATCAAGTTGTTGTATTAAAACGTGAATTgactgaaaaagaaaagaaaaataataaattaaagaATTATCATGCTTCTTCATATATCCTTGAAAGTATTTTCAATATTACACAAGACGAGAATGACtctgaaaagaaaaataataaaaaaggcaTAGGgtcagaatatcatcaggttccaccaccaaTGATGGGAAATTATACTTGTTGTGATGGTGAGAAGGTGGAAAAGGCAATAAATAATGTTGACCAGTTGCCTGAAAATATTGATGTGACTTACATCGAATCTGATGTTGGTGAATAAGAGGTGGTAAGAAATGtggttgaaaatgttttaaaagaaGAAAATCAAAATGATTCCACCAAAATTAATGTTTCCAaatcacaagatgaagatgaagaaagttTTCATAAGAattatttgaaaaattcaaaatctgaATATGAGACAAAAACGAATGATGATCCTATAATGTTAGCATCTGACAAATTGTTTTCAGATGTTGAATTTCCAATTCAAAATGTTATTGTGGAAAAGATTGATAATGTGTTTAAATTGGTGGAAATTGAAAAAACGGAAATTGAAAAATTTACCGGTAAAGCAAGCAAgaaatctttttataacaaaccagGAAAGTTaagttacaaaaagaaaaatacaaaagctggtttgggttataaaaagaaaaagaatcaAAAGAAAAGTTTTGAAAGTCAAATTTTCAGAAAAAGATAAACTTTGTTCACGGAGCAAGttctgaaaaagagaaagaactCCGATTTAGTCGATAGACTAATGAAGAATTTTATGctcaaaagaaacaacaacaacaggccaaggatgtttcaaaggAAAGATGTTTTAAATGTCAACAAGTTGGACACATTGTTCGCAAATGTCCACAAAATCTGAAATTTGTTTATGTTGAGAAAAAGAAAATAGAAGTTGAAAAACCGAAGGCACCCAAGTTTGAAccaaaacaaatttggaaacaAAAGGATGAATTGTCAAAAAGAAACATTCAAAATGATTCACGATTTTATATAAAGAATGTTTCAAATGGACAAACTTGGGTGGTGAAGAGAAAAGATACTTATGTTGTTGAAAAGAGGAAAATTGATTCAACCGAGAAGGTTGAAATCaagaaagaaaaagtttttgagaAAAACGAAAAAGATTTTCCAAAATTGAACGAAACTTATTATGTCAAAATACCCAAGGTCAAACAGGTATGGGTTGCATTGTTCAAGTGATTAAGTTATTACTTGTGCTGGTGTTCCAGAGGTCAATCCAAGTTCAGAATGTATAACGGAACAGTCTGGCACTTTAGGAGAAATCCTGTGTTTGTGGTTAAAATAGGATGTGATTGGTTTAAATTGTTAAAGTTTTAAAGTAAACTGAAAAGGACTACGCCGAACCCTCAcgaataaacaaacaaaacatgataaaacaagaATTGAAAATGGTTTCAAAATGTAAAATATCAATGTTTTGTgatcatggggggggggggggtgaaaaTACTAAACAGAGAATATAAAGCAGAAATGG encodes the following:
- the LOC110914584 gene encoding uncharacterized protein LOC110914584, giving the protein MMVEIIEETQETVDEEKCYMYYSSIGISREEGEKEKMMKEDQEMAAQNVDDDGENGKTEKVLEKEKVLKEKEEELTQKYNVFKKENEMLKRKCSAKCNECIKTENNIQELQKEYDAMKYSHHMMKEAYDEMKDRFKDLEKRVLKYVETTKFLEANFKDKQLMVNYYIDQVVVLKRELTEKEKKNNKLKNYHASSYILESIFNITQDENDSEKKNNKKGIGSEYHQVPPPMMGNYTCCDGEKVEKAINNVDQLPENIDVTYIESDVGE
- the LOC110912916 gene encoding uncharacterized protein LOC110912916, with translation MASLIKENWASINDQYDFDSFENLEIDDALLMSILDEPHVEGECDNEKLSSVIRSLEAEISPIVIDDHDMSMELEWNVDWENSHQFLTNQSYIKSQDIQYNWMDMDDMYIQRYEDEMGGVIEFGGVKDYSQISYANNIEEHGYGALWQEIN